A single Arachidicoccus sp. BS20 DNA region contains:
- a CDS encoding DoxX family protein: MKATKITYYITTGLISINMLFSSYAYLTNPQLKWAFEHLGFPDYFRIELAIAKFLAAIAIWLPFRLVREASYIGLAISFVSAIIAHIVVGDDAFHTIAPIVVLAILVVSYVTYHKLPKTVVGKSE, translated from the coding sequence ATGAAAGCAACAAAAATCACGTATTACATTACGACAGGGCTTATCTCAATCAATATGCTTTTTTCATCCTACGCCTACCTGACAAATCCTCAACTAAAATGGGCATTTGAGCATTTAGGTTTTCCCGATTATTTCAGAATAGAATTGGCTATCGCCAAATTTCTTGCTGCAATTGCCATTTGGTTGCCTTTCCGTTTGGTGCGAGAAGCGTCTTACATCGGCTTGGCAATCAGTTTTGTTTCGGCAATTATTGCTCACATCGTTGTTGGCGATGATGCTTTCCATACGATTGCACCTATTGTGGTTTTGGCAATACTTGTTGTGTCGTATGTAACATATCACAAGTTGCCCAAAACTGTTGTCGGAAAGTCTGAATGA
- a CDS encoding alpha/beta fold hydrolase, translating into MKYLELEGKRFAYYSAGQKHNPAIVLLHGWPETSKIWGKIISALEVNYYVLAIDLPGLGESDGLDNYDTDTVASWIRKILTSLDISHFNLISHDIGSWVASTYALKYPEDLISLVLIDAGIPGILPDSFFSFDNYKKSWHFYFHAVPDLPEFLIQGHVKEYITWFFNNKSYVKAAITEDDITYYAQLYQDRISEGLGYYRSYTESVKTNKSLLRKLSLPVLAIGGEFAVGDKMKDVAVALSDSPRFENVKDCGHFVPEEQPEALLNILLSFFRD; encoded by the coding sequence AATCGTGTTATTACATGGATGGCCTGAAACATCAAAAATATGGGGAAAAATCATTTCAGCATTAGAGGTTAATTATTATGTGCTGGCGATTGATTTGCCCGGACTTGGCGAAAGTGACGGATTAGATAACTATGATACAGATACTGTTGCCAGTTGGATTCGTAAAATCTTAACGTCTTTGGATATTTCGCACTTTAATCTTATTTCCCATGATATCGGAAGTTGGGTAGCGTCTACCTATGCCCTAAAATATCCGGAAGACCTGATATCTCTGGTTTTAATCGATGCCGGAATTCCCGGTATCCTGCCAGATTCTTTTTTCTCATTCGACAACTATAAAAAATCATGGCATTTTTATTTCCATGCGGTACCCGATTTGCCGGAATTCCTTATCCAAGGACATGTGAAGGAATATATCACATGGTTTTTCAATAATAAAAGCTATGTAAAAGCCGCTATAACGGAAGATGATATTACATATTATGCGCAACTATATCAAGACAGGATATCGGAGGGATTAGGCTATTATCGGAGTTATACGGAAAGTGTTAAAACAAATAAAAGTTTGCTGCGAAAACTGTCTTTGCCCGTGCTAGCGATTGGCGGAGAATTTGCGGTGGGGGATAAAATGAAGGATGTTGCTGTTGCCTTATCTGACAGCCCACGGTTTGAGAATGTTAAGGATTGTGGTCATTTCGTTCCGGAAGAACAGCCCGAAGCTTTATTAAATATTCTCCTATCCTTTTTTAGGGATTGA
- a CDS encoding NAD(P)/FAD-dependent oxidoreductase: MSNTFTRREIIKQGGLALTAIALPFPLTIFKKFNSMTDKNQFDVIIIGGSYAGLSSAMALGRSLRNVLIIDSGKPCNRYTPHSHNFITQDGAVPGEIAAKAKEQVLQYDTVKFFEGYAAKGKKTENGFEIAVQSGERFSAKKLVFATGVKDVFPNIKGFEECWGKTVIHCPYCHGYEFKGTQTAIIANGDRAFHLASLVHNLTDKITIVTGGKADFKDAQSAKLKNHQIHIVEKAVKAIQHQNGNMTALIFEDGTEENFGAAYAAIPFEQHCQIPLDLGCEVTETGHIKVDMFQQTTVPGIYACGDNTNPLRSVANAVSTGNIAGAAINNELTEEEFL, encoded by the coding sequence ATGAGCAATACATTCACAAGACGTGAAATCATCAAACAAGGCGGGCTTGCATTAACCGCAATAGCATTGCCTTTTCCATTGACAATATTTAAAAAATTCAATAGTATGACAGACAAAAATCAATTCGATGTAATCATCATCGGTGGAAGCTATGCGGGACTATCCTCAGCAATGGCATTGGGTCGTTCGCTACGGAACGTGTTAATCATTGACAGCGGAAAACCTTGCAATCGCTATACGCCACATTCGCACAATTTCATCACACAGGACGGAGCTGTTCCCGGAGAGATTGCGGCGAAAGCCAAAGAACAAGTATTGCAATACGATACCGTGAAATTCTTTGAAGGCTATGCCGCTAAAGGCAAGAAAACGGAAAACGGTTTTGAAATTGCTGTACAGTCGGGTGAAAGATTTTCTGCGAAAAAGCTGGTTTTTGCAACCGGAGTGAAAGATGTCTTTCCCAATATAAAAGGTTTTGAAGAATGTTGGGGCAAGACCGTCATTCATTGTCCGTACTGCCACGGCTATGAATTTAAAGGAACCCAAACTGCTATTATCGCTAATGGAGACAGGGCTTTTCACCTTGCGTCGTTAGTCCATAACCTGACCGATAAAATAACGATTGTCACCGGAGGTAAAGCCGATTTCAAAGATGCGCAATCTGCCAAACTGAAAAATCATCAAATCCATATCGTTGAAAAAGCTGTGAAAGCAATCCAACACCAAAACGGAAATATGACAGCATTGATTTTTGAAGATGGAACGGAAGAGAACTTTGGTGCAGCCTATGCGGCCATTCCGTTTGAACAGCATTGCCAGATTCCGTTGGATCTAGGCTGCGAAGTCACAGAAACGGGACATATAAAAGTAGATATGTTTCAACAAACAACGGTTCCGGGTATCTATGCTTGTGGCGATAACACCAATCCTTTGCGTTCGGTGGCTAATGCGGTTTCAACTGGAAATATTGCAGGTGCGGCTATAAACAACGAATTGACCGAAGAAGAATTTTTATAG
- a CDS encoding Fur family transcriptional regulator → MFKRRNTEAKGAVLSVLTRKRRAMSQDTIIQQMGVKADRATVYRILNRLCEDEIVHKIIADDGKQYFAMCVSCDNDKIPANHFHFRCVKCETIECLPTLIEFSVPNGYTVQRMNCIIVGICKNCSMH, encoded by the coding sequence ATGTTTAAACGAAGGAATACAGAGGCAAAAGGTGCTGTTCTATCGGTATTGACAAGAAAAAGAAGGGCAATGAGCCAAGATACTATAATACAACAAATGGGGGTTAAAGCAGATAGAGCAACTGTTTACCGTATATTAAATCGTCTTTGTGAAGACGAAATAGTTCATAAAATAATAGCTGATGATGGCAAACAGTATTTTGCTATGTGCGTGAGCTGTGATAATGATAAGATTCCTGCGAATCATTTTCATTTTCGTTGTGTAAAATGCGAGACTATCGAGTGTCTGCCAACATTAATAGAATTTTCAGTCCCAAATGGTTATACGGTACAACGAATGAACTGTATCATAGTGGGTATTTGTAAAAATTGTTCTATGCATTAA
- a CDS encoding alpha/beta fold hydrolase has translation MFYQVNDIQLFVADEGDKNPTLLFIHFWGGSSRTWKPVTDILYTKYRCVRFDQRGWGRSDKPKSGYDIRSLAEDVLALVAILGLEDYILVGHSMGGKIAQVIAGSNPKGLRKLILVAPSPATPTILPKEMKQKMTTAYTSLENITETIEQVFKATDLSSESKQQVTEDMQHHSTASRCSWPESALGEDVSECLPNIQIPTLVIAGENDIVDSPDRLRQEVLQKIPNAEMVIIPNVGHLMMLQTPEKVAELISTFCQ, from the coding sequence ATGTTTTATCAAGTAAACGACATTCAATTATTCGTAGCCGATGAGGGAGACAAAAACCCCACATTATTATTTATCCATTTTTGGGGCGGTTCATCAAGAACATGGAAACCGGTAACAGATATACTGTACACAAAATACCGTTGTGTCAGGTTCGACCAACGGGGATGGGGCAGATCTGATAAACCAAAGTCCGGCTATGATATTCGGTCTTTAGCCGAAGATGTATTAGCATTGGTAGCAATCTTGGGCCTTGAGGATTATATTTTGGTTGGACATTCTATGGGCGGAAAAATTGCACAAGTAATAGCTGGTAGTAACCCTAAAGGACTTAGAAAGTTAATTCTTGTCGCTCCATCGCCTGCTACACCAACAATACTGCCCAAAGAAATGAAACAAAAAATGACAACCGCCTATACTTCTTTGGAAAACATCACCGAAACAATTGAACAAGTCTTTAAAGCTACTGATTTATCATCAGAGAGCAAACAGCAAGTAACTGAAGATATGCAGCATCATAGTACAGCGTCAAGGTGTAGCTGGCCTGAGTCAGCTTTAGGCGAAGATGTTTCCGAATGTTTACCAAATATTCAAATTCCTACATTGGTGATTGCCGGAGAAAATGACATTGTTGATTCTCCGGATCGTTTAAGACAAGAGGTTTTGCAAAAAATACCAAATGCTGAAATGGTCATTATTCCTAATGTCGGACATCTTATGATGCTTCAGACTCCTGAAAAAGTGGCGGAGCTGATAAGTACTTTCTGTCAGTAA
- a CDS encoding helix-turn-helix domain-containing protein yields MEKMESLKEYYQITKKKVPEDLLIQSRCPIHFNILRKKEKCCVGGLPFARRDYWKITLFDNRAELITKQGNVIINKPCIFFSRPNMEYGWKLLDEEQTGFICLFNDEYLTYDLKPIFELLTRTLNASQTSFLLLEQDTYRLLFFYFEQLYNAYHSDFEYRKEVVQKWLQLIAYQVIWTQSINNPVELKQDAKSRIVNEFVNALQSQFPVDSPLNPIRLKTPSDFANLLHVHVNHLNHCLKSQTGKSTTQLINERITAEAIGLLKYSDWNISEIAEALGFEYVQHFTLFFKKKIGISPTEFRLKEMNNI; encoded by the coding sequence ATGGAAAAGATGGAATCATTAAAAGAATATTACCAAATAACGAAGAAAAAAGTACCTGAAGACTTACTAATTCAAAGTAGGTGTCCTATACATTTTAATATTCTGAGGAAGAAAGAAAAATGTTGTGTAGGTGGTTTGCCTTTTGCCCGACGTGATTACTGGAAAATTACCTTATTTGATAACCGTGCAGAGTTAATAACAAAACAAGGAAATGTTATCATCAATAAACCTTGCATTTTCTTTTCCCGACCTAATATGGAATATGGCTGGAAATTATTAGATGAAGAGCAAACAGGATTTATTTGCTTATTTAATGACGAATACCTAACATATGATTTAAAGCCAATCTTCGAACTATTGACTCGTACTTTAAATGCAAGTCAGACCTCTTTCTTGCTTTTAGAACAAGACACTTATCGTTTACTATTCTTTTATTTTGAACAACTCTACAATGCCTACCACAGTGATTTTGAGTACAGAAAAGAAGTTGTACAAAAGTGGCTTCAGCTCATTGCTTATCAGGTTATTTGGACACAGTCTATAAATAATCCGGTAGAGTTAAAACAAGACGCAAAAAGCAGGATTGTCAATGAGTTTGTCAATGCGTTGCAAAGCCAATTTCCGGTTGACTCTCCTCTGAATCCTATTCGGCTAAAAACGCCCTCCGATTTTGCTAATTTACTTCACGTCCATGTCAATCACTTAAATCACTGTTTGAAGTCGCAAACAGGTAAATCTACTACACAGCTGATAAACGAGAGAATTACTGCTGAGGCTATAGGTTTACTAAAATATTCTGACTGGAACATTTCTGAAATAGCTGAAGCTTTAGGATTTGAATATGTACAGCATTTTACCCTGTTCTTTAAGAAAAAGATTGGCATTTCTCCCACAGAATTCAGATTGAAAGAAATGAATAATATTTGA
- a CDS encoding winged helix-turn-helix transcriptional regulator: protein MGQKIVYSHTACAKNIDAVEDALYVLGGKWKLRIVIALESGHCRFNELQRVIKGISARVLSNELKQLEMNGLVKRVVHADKTPVVVEYRPTEYASTLKDVVSALADWGQKHRKKITTNR, encoded by the coding sequence ATGGGGCAAAAAATAGTGTATTCGCACACGGCTTGTGCAAAAAATATAGATGCCGTTGAGGACGCTCTATATGTATTGGGCGGAAAATGGAAACTACGGATAGTCATCGCATTGGAAAGCGGACATTGCCGTTTTAATGAACTACAACGGGTAATCAAAGGCATTTCGGCAAGGGTGCTTTCAAACGAATTGAAACAGTTGGAAATGAATGGCTTAGTAAAGAGGGTGGTTCACGCAGATAAAACGCCTGTTGTTGTAGAGTATCGTCCAACAGAATACGCCTCAACACTCAAAGACGTTGTTTCTGCATTAGCCGACTGGGGACAAAAACATAGAAAGAAAATTACGACAAACCGATAA
- a CDS encoding helix-turn-helix domain-containing protein encodes MEIIPIDRNYVAKSANLTTAHRASFYCVLWFQEGNPTHQVDFTPIKVQPESLLFVGKDSVQFFDQEKNFKAKVLLFTDAFFCRNDDDVKYLNRTPLFQSFGCSQHCTLSVSEELKTLWTFMEREDKTPHDRFKPILLRNYLESFLLQAERAIGDGISSPSTNEIYKEIFFDFNKLVEEHFKEQKPVSYYSEQLYVSPKVLSRATRQLTGKTPKRILDERMLLEAKRLLMYDISTGKEIGYSLGFTEPTNFIKFFRKHTGKTPLAFRAYYRQTMGM; translated from the coding sequence ATGGAAATTATACCGATAGATAGGAACTATGTAGCCAAAAGTGCCAACCTGACAACAGCTCACAGAGCTTCTTTTTACTGCGTCTTGTGGTTTCAGGAAGGAAATCCAACACATCAGGTTGATTTTACGCCAATAAAAGTGCAACCAGAAAGTTTGCTTTTTGTAGGAAAAGACAGCGTACAGTTTTTTGATCAGGAAAAAAACTTCAAGGCTAAAGTGTTACTTTTTACTGATGCATTTTTCTGTAGAAATGATGATGATGTAAAGTATTTGAACAGGACTCCTTTGTTTCAGTCGTTCGGCTGTTCCCAACACTGCACGTTGAGTGTTTCTGAAGAATTGAAAACACTTTGGACATTCATGGAGCGAGAGGATAAAACTCCACATGACAGATTTAAGCCAATCCTTTTACGAAATTACCTTGAGAGTTTTTTGTTGCAAGCAGAAAGGGCAATTGGAGATGGTATAAGCTCCCCATCAACCAATGAAATTTACAAGGAAATATTCTTTGATTTTAATAAGTTGGTAGAAGAGCACTTTAAAGAGCAAAAGCCAGTTTCTTATTATTCAGAGCAATTATACGTATCTCCAAAGGTTCTCTCCAGAGCTACCCGACAACTCACGGGTAAAACGCCTAAACGTATTTTGGATGAAAGGATGCTACTGGAAGCAAAGCGGTTGCTAATGTACGATATAAGTACAGGAAAAGAAATTGGTTATTCTCTTGGTTTCACGGAACCTACAAATTTCATTAAATTCTTCAGAAAACATACAGGTAAGACACCTCTTGCCTTCCGTGCATATTATCGTCAGACAATGGGGATGTAA